A portion of the Planctomycetota bacterium genome contains these proteins:
- a CDS encoding Fur family transcriptional regulator: protein MVPGEKSHPTPEFVREVFRRHDLRCTHQREMVFVGLWSMLTHPTADELYQTLHAQDPNISLATVYNTLDALSEVGLVRKLPSPSGPCRYDAEMSPHVHIAMPDGRIMDAPPEVSSRLLAALPESVLRDLESSMGIAVAGVQLQVVAARPQ, encoded by the coding sequence ATGGTTCCCGGCGAGAAGTCGCACCCCACCCCCGAGTTCGTCCGCGAGGTCTTTCGGCGGCACGACCTCCGGTGCACCCATCAGCGAGAGATGGTGTTCGTCGGGCTGTGGTCCATGCTGACGCACCCGACGGCCGACGAGCTCTACCAGACGCTGCACGCCCAGGACCCGAACATCAGTCTCGCGACGGTCTACAACACCCTGGACGCGCTGTCCGAGGTCGGGCTCGTCCGCAAGCTGCCGTCTCCGTCCGGCCCGTGCCGCTACGACGCCGAGATGTCCCCGCACGTGCACATCGCGATGCCCGACGGGCGCATCATGGATGCCCCGCCCGAGGTGTCGTCGCGGCTCCTCGCCGCCCTGCCCGAATCCGTGCTGCGCGATCTCGAGTCCTCCATGGGCATCGCCGTCGCGGGCGTCCAGTTGCAGGTGGTCGCCGCCCGCCCGCAGTAG
- a CDS encoding serine/threonine-protein kinase — MLPPPQSSPPPSGEDPLIQAALRQIDGLPSDAPTSPSPSSLLTASAGIAPDIFPGYIVVRELHRGGQGVVYQAIQKSTKRKIAIKVMKEGPFAGPKERARFEREIEVLAQLNHPNIVTVQDSGVLPPEKGGLHYFVMDYVSGRSLDRFLEESNLAPREVLGVFAKICDAVNAAHLRGVIHRDLKPGNIRVDSNGEPHILDFGLAKIVGVHSNDTPDLMTVTGQFVGSPAWASPEQAAGDIARIDVRTDVYSIGVMMYKALTSQFPYAVVGVLREVLDNIEKALPQRPRSISRSVDDEIETILLKALSKERERRYQTAGELARDIRHYLSGEPIEAKRDSVLYMVRKAVSQRRALATTIVAVAASLVLGLVVSLVFWRGEQAQRVRAERAALQATAAREESEIARRRAEREATKAQRIADFVDEIFFSAERTLLTGVGPEPIVELLRQGDARAGAELAAEPLVQAAVLDTIGRAYLAMGRVDLADSAMERSLDLRAKAAGPDQLSPDLADSYESLSILRTFKGEHDGALRMLDKALPVRVAVHGEESIEVARTEHMIGRAHKYREALDDAEAWYTRALARAQRVAPDTLEVAEFQTSLASVAMARQQWDKAIPLLQNARAFATLRLAGEDNLPGGTIKHHLIDCYLARRETGDVRLAVGLAREVVASYERLYAPLNPRHPALVRAYSRLGRTLDADGDAAGAEGAFLKSVEAAAGDGAEPRRLRGIVLGYLAGLYERTGQAEKLAETRRQIDALR, encoded by the coding sequence GTGCTGCCCCCTCCCCAGTCATCTCCGCCCCCCAGCGGCGAGGATCCGCTGATCCAGGCCGCCCTGCGCCAGATCGACGGCCTGCCGAGCGATGCGCCGACGTCGCCCAGCCCGTCGTCGCTGCTGACGGCGTCGGCCGGAATCGCGCCAGATATCTTCCCCGGGTACATCGTGGTCCGAGAACTGCACCGGGGCGGGCAGGGCGTCGTGTATCAGGCGATCCAGAAGAGCACGAAGCGCAAGATCGCGATCAAGGTGATGAAGGAGGGACCCTTCGCGGGGCCCAAGGAGCGGGCGCGGTTCGAACGCGAGATCGAGGTGCTGGCCCAGCTCAACCACCCGAACATCGTGACGGTGCAGGACAGCGGCGTGCTGCCCCCGGAGAAGGGCGGGCTGCACTACTTCGTGATGGACTACGTGTCCGGGCGCTCGCTGGACCGGTTCCTCGAGGAATCAAACCTGGCGCCGCGCGAGGTGCTCGGCGTGTTCGCGAAGATCTGCGACGCCGTGAACGCCGCCCACCTGCGCGGGGTGATCCACCGCGACCTCAAGCCCGGCAACATTCGAGTGGACTCCAACGGCGAGCCGCACATTCTGGATTTCGGGCTCGCGAAGATCGTGGGCGTGCATTCGAACGACACGCCGGACCTGATGACGGTGACGGGGCAGTTCGTCGGCTCGCCGGCGTGGGCCAGCCCCGAGCAGGCGGCGGGCGACATCGCGCGGATCGACGTGCGGACGGACGTCTACTCGATCGGCGTGATGATGTACAAGGCGCTGACGAGCCAGTTCCCCTACGCGGTGGTGGGGGTGCTGCGCGAGGTGCTCGACAACATCGAGAAGGCGCTCCCCCAGCGCCCGCGCTCCATCAGCCGCAGCGTGGACGACGAGATCGAGACGATCCTGCTCAAGGCGCTGTCGAAGGAGCGGGAGCGTCGGTACCAGACGGCCGGGGAACTCGCGCGCGACATCCGCCACTACCTGAGCGGGGAGCCGATCGAGGCGAAGCGCGACAGCGTGCTGTACATGGTGCGCAAGGCCGTGTCGCAGCGCCGGGCGCTCGCGACCACGATCGTCGCGGTGGCGGCGTCGCTGGTGCTGGGGCTGGTGGTGTCGCTCGTGTTCTGGCGGGGCGAACAGGCGCAGCGCGTGCGGGCCGAGAGAGCGGCGTTGCAGGCGACGGCCGCCCGTGAGGAGTCCGAGATCGCCCGTCGCCGGGCGGAGCGCGAGGCGACCAAGGCGCAGCGCATCGCCGACTTCGTCGACGAGATCTTCTTCTCGGCCGAACGCACGCTGCTGACGGGCGTGGGCCCCGAGCCCATCGTCGAACTACTGCGCCAGGGCGACGCGCGGGCGGGGGCCGAGCTGGCGGCCGAGCCCCTCGTGCAGGCCGCGGTGCTCGACACGATCGGGCGCGCGTACCTGGCGATGGGGCGCGTGGACCTGGCCGACAGCGCGATGGAGCGGTCGCTGGACCTGCGGGCGAAGGCGGCCGGGCCCGACCAACTGTCGCCCGACCTCGCCGACAGCTACGAGAGCCTCTCGATCCTCCGCACCTTCAAGGGCGAGCACGACGGCGCGCTGCGCATGCTCGACAAGGCGTTGCCGGTGCGCGTCGCGGTGCACGGCGAAGAGAGCATCGAGGTGGCGCGCACCGAGCACATGATCGGGCGGGCGCACAAGTACCGCGAGGCCCTCGACGACGCCGAGGCGTGGTACACGCGGGCGCTGGCGCGGGCGCAGCGCGTGGCGCCCGACACGCTCGAGGTGGCGGAGTTCCAGACCAGCCTGGCGTCGGTCGCGATGGCCCGCCAGCAGTGGGACAAGGCGATCCCCCTGCTGCAGAACGCCCGCGCGTTCGCGACGCTGCGCCTGGCGGGCGAGGACAACCTTCCGGGCGGAACGATCAAGCACCATCTCATCGACTGCTACCTCGCGCGCCGCGAGACGGGCGACGTGCGCCTGGCGGTGGGCCTGGCGCGCGAGGTCGTCGCGTCGTACGAGCGCCTCTACGCCCCGCTCAACCCGCGTCACCCGGCGCTCGTGCGGGCGTACTCGCGCCTGGGGCGGACGCTGGACGCCGACGGCGACGCCGCGGGCGCTGAGGGGGCGTTCCTCAAGTCCGTCGAGGCGGCGGCGGGGGACGGCGCCGAGCCCCGGCGCTTGCGGGGCATCGTGCTGGGGTACCTGGCCGGGCTCTACGAGCGGACGGGCCAGGCCGAGAAGCTGGCGGAGACGCGCCGGCAGATCGACGCCCTGCGGTAG
- a CDS encoding PilZ domain-containing protein: MPALAHNRRRHERLAVPPMYAGIRVRLLTEKRFTRDGHTYDISEGGVQFELDGAITPGTPIAIRLTLPSSVAGEHAGEEIEVFGNVVWADESEPGPVRHAAVFSRFASEAARDVLLASLRRSLTASRAA, encoded by the coding sequence ATGCCCGCGCTCGCCCACAACCGCCGCCGTCACGAACGCCTCGCCGTCCCCCCGATGTACGCGGGCATCCGCGTGCGATTGCTCACGGAGAAGCGGTTCACGCGCGACGGGCACACGTACGACATCTCGGAGGGCGGCGTGCAGTTCGAGCTCGACGGCGCCATCACGCCGGGCACGCCCATCGCCATCCGCCTGACGCTGCCCTCGAGCGTCGCGGGCGAGCACGCGGGCGAAGAGATCGAGGTGTTCGGGAATGTCGTCTGGGCGGACGAGTCCGAGCCCGGCCCGGTGCGCCACGCGGCGGTCTTCTCGCGCTTCGCCAGCGAGGCGGCGCGCGACGTGCTGCTGGCGTCGCTCCGCCGCTCGCTCACCGCGTCTCGGGCGGCGTAA
- the obgE gene encoding GTPase ObgE — translation MFVDRAVITVRAGKGGDGRVSFRREKFESKGGPDGGNGGEGGSVVVVAEEGMSTLYDFRHQRLWAAEDGGAGGAKQCSGAAGQELIIRLPPGTMLFDADSGELVHDLKPGERVVVAKGGKGGWGNEHYKRSTNQAPRTAEPGAPGEERRLRLELKLIAEAGIIGKPNAGKSTLLAALTRANPKIANYPFTTLSPQLGVAEISGERRVIFADVPGLIEGAADGAGLGHEFLRHIERTRVIVHLLDLYPEDQSNPADNYRAVRAELGAYSQALADKPELVVINKADLAPDEADLAKRTKALCRALGLRADRDVLVISGAARQGLDDLLERVWSLLHPQGEREPGWGRSPAPA, via the coding sequence ATGTTCGTCGATCGTGCAGTGATTACCGTGCGCGCCGGCAAGGGCGGTGATGGGCGCGTGTCGTTCCGACGCGAGAAGTTCGAGTCCAAGGGCGGGCCCGACGGCGGGAACGGCGGGGAGGGCGGCTCGGTCGTCGTCGTCGCCGAGGAAGGGATGAGCACCCTCTACGACTTCCGCCACCAGCGACTCTGGGCGGCCGAAGACGGCGGGGCGGGCGGCGCCAAGCAGTGCAGCGGCGCGGCCGGGCAGGAACTCATCATCCGCCTGCCCCCGGGAACGATGCTCTTCGACGCCGACTCCGGCGAGCTCGTCCACGACCTCAAGCCCGGCGAGCGGGTGGTCGTGGCCAAGGGCGGGAAGGGCGGCTGGGGAAACGAGCACTACAAGCGCTCGACCAACCAGGCGCCCCGCACCGCCGAGCCCGGCGCCCCGGGCGAGGAGCGCCGGCTCCGCCTCGAGCTCAAGCTCATCGCGGAGGCGGGGATCATCGGCAAGCCCAACGCGGGCAAGTCCACGCTGCTGGCGGCCCTCACGCGCGCCAACCCCAAGATCGCGAACTACCCCTTCACCACGCTCTCGCCCCAACTGGGCGTCGCGGAGATCTCGGGCGAGCGCCGCGTGATCTTCGCCGACGTTCCGGGCCTCATCGAAGGGGCGGCCGACGGCGCCGGGCTCGGGCACGAGTTCCTTCGCCACATCGAGCGGACGAGGGTCATCGTCCACCTGCTCGACCTGTACCCCGAGGACCAGTCGAACCCCGCCGACAACTACCGCGCGGTGCGCGCGGAGCTGGGCGCGTATTCGCAGGCTCTGGCCGATAAGCCCGAACTGGTCGTGATCAACAAGGCCGACCTCGCGCCCGACGAGGCCGACCTCGCGAAGCGCACCAAGGCCCTCTGCCGCGCGCTGGGCCTGCGGGCCGACCGCGACGTGCTGGTGATCTCCGGCGCGGCCCGGCAGGGGCTGGACGACCTGCTCGAGCGGGTGTGGTCGCTGCTGCACCCGCAGGGCGAGCGCGAGCCGGGGTGGGGACGCTCGCCCGCGCCGGCCTGA
- a CDS encoding glycosyltransferase has translation MLSIIVPCRNVRELTVECLTSIHGAVTALGLTPRVEYILLDDQSDAGEQIPELFRQFRAGAGAEVRAWTFKQRQHYTGSFAFGLSRARGDLVLFISNDMHVTAPWMRTLLAVAAVDRRHGIVRGVANICDSHEYHQVQPPVERGPDDYHAFAEYLAKAHGLTHVEDTIFSGDAVLIRRELIEKIGVLDTRFYGYFGDPDYGLRARRAGFKLVCAKGAWLKHYGQGHVKGEHLATGVQMDELKRARMELVVAAFEKFRAKWGSPPVPAEPADLNLWDWPALLKAPAPKGGEFQNPLPDDGSIARPIT, from the coding sequence ATGCTGTCCATCATCGTTCCGTGCCGCAATGTGCGGGAACTGACCGTCGAGTGCCTGACGTCGATCCACGGCGCGGTGACGGCGCTGGGGCTGACGCCGCGGGTGGAGTACATCCTGCTGGACGACCAGTCGGACGCGGGCGAGCAGATCCCGGAGTTGTTCCGACAGTTCCGGGCCGGGGCAGGGGCCGAGGTGCGGGCGTGGACGTTCAAGCAGCGTCAGCACTACACGGGGTCGTTCGCGTTCGGGCTCTCGCGGGCGCGGGGCGACCTGGTGCTGTTCATCAGCAACGACATGCACGTGACCGCGCCGTGGATGCGGACGCTGCTGGCGGTGGCGGCGGTGGATCGGCGGCACGGGATCGTGCGGGGTGTCGCGAACATCTGCGACTCGCACGAGTATCACCAGGTGCAGCCGCCCGTGGAGCGCGGGCCCGACGACTACCACGCGTTCGCGGAGTACCTGGCGAAAGCGCACGGGCTTACGCACGTCGAGGACACGATCTTCTCTGGCGACGCGGTGCTTATCCGGCGCGAACTCATCGAGAAGATCGGCGTGCTCGACACGCGGTTCTACGGCTACTTCGGCGACCCCGACTACGGGCTGCGGGCGCGCCGCGCGGGGTTCAAACTCGTGTGCGCGAAGGGCGCGTGGCTCAAGCACTACGGGCAAGGGCACGTCAAGGGCGAGCACCTCGCGACCGGCGTGCAGATGGACGAACTCAAGCGCGCGCGCATGGAGCTCGTGGTCGCGGCGTTCGAGAAGTTCCGGGCGAAGTGGGGCTCGCCCCCGGTGCCCGCCGAGCCGGCGGACCTCAACCTGTGGGACTGGCCCGCGCTGCTCAAGGCCCCCGCGCCCAAGGGCGGGGAGTTCCAGAACCCGCTGCCCGACGACGGGTCGATCGCCCGCCCGATCACGTGA
- a CDS encoding glycosyltransferase — MRAVILADEFFATRERPLLQRLEIGLADEGVRVVHAVPESVMPTEGESMFRTCVGYPARTLSILRSASAARVARLLEQAAGADEERIDVLHVFGGSAWTLATEIADELGCALVLEVWRSGLVDRARELAPRAWRTALQAPDPAIERVLRASIEGREIRAAPWGVLAEPTLRQVFPEGRAVSAMIVGSGRDASAMAAIIEGLQPVAAAHPDLLVFCDADTARRAGLWGVARRLRLDHHLSLIADLEGRRDLLLQGDLLIQPDAHGESRSVVLEAMASGMIVVAAADPMASVLIDGRTARLVRAQHPAEWSATLLDILRTPERSRMLAASAHEFIRTHRRASDHVRAVLQTYAALVPENANRGGFPRDIT, encoded by the coding sequence ATGCGGGCCGTCATCCTGGCCGACGAGTTCTTCGCCACGCGCGAGCGCCCGCTGCTCCAGCGCCTGGAAATCGGGCTGGCCGACGAGGGCGTCCGCGTCGTGCACGCCGTTCCCGAGTCGGTCATGCCCACCGAGGGCGAGAGCATGTTCCGCACGTGCGTGGGATACCCCGCGCGGACGCTCTCGATCCTGCGCAGCGCGTCGGCGGCCCGGGTCGCCCGCCTGCTCGAGCAGGCCGCCGGCGCCGACGAAGAACGCATCGACGTGCTGCACGTGTTCGGCGGGTCGGCGTGGACGCTGGCCACGGAGATCGCCGATGAACTCGGCTGCGCGCTCGTGCTGGAGGTGTGGCGCTCCGGGCTGGTCGATCGCGCCCGCGAACTGGCGCCCCGCGCGTGGCGGACCGCGCTCCAGGCGCCCGACCCGGCCATCGAGCGCGTGCTCCGTGCATCGATTGAAGGGCGCGAGATCCGGGCGGCCCCGTGGGGCGTGCTCGCCGAGCCCACGTTGCGGCAGGTGTTCCCCGAAGGCCGCGCCGTCAGCGCCATGATCGTCGGCTCGGGGCGCGACGCCTCGGCGATGGCGGCGATCATCGAGGGCCTGCAGCCCGTCGCCGCGGCGCACCCGGACCTGCTGGTCTTCTGCGACGCCGATACCGCCCGTCGCGCGGGGCTGTGGGGCGTCGCCCGCCGGCTGCGTCTCGATCATCACCTCTCGCTGATCGCCGACCTCGAGGGCCGGCGCGACCTGCTGCTCCAGGGCGACCTGCTCATCCAGCCCGACGCCCACGGCGAGTCGCGCAGCGTGGTGCTCGAGGCCATGGCGTCGGGCATGATCGTCGTCGCCGCCGCCGACCCGATGGCCAGCGTCCTCATCGACGGACGCACGGCGCGGCTCGTGCGCGCCCAGCACCCGGCCGAGTGGAGCGCCACGCTGCTCGACATCCTCCGCACCCCGGAACGCTCCCGCATGCTCGCCGCGAGCGCCCACGAGTTCATCCGCACCCACCGGCGCGCCAGCGACCACGTCCGCGCGGTCCTGCAGACGTACGCAGCGCTGGTGCCCGAGAACGCCAACCGCGGGGGCTTCCCGCGCGACATCACGTGA